A window of the Cynocephalus volans isolate mCynVol1 chromosome 10, mCynVol1.pri, whole genome shotgun sequence genome harbors these coding sequences:
- the SCAMP4 gene encoding secretory carrier-associated membrane protein 4 has protein sequence MPEKENNFPPLPGFIPLKPCFYQNFSDEIPIEHQVLVKRIYQLWMFYCATLGVNLIACLAWWIGGGSGANFGLALVWLLLFSPCGYVCWFRPVYKAFRADSSFNFMAFFFIFGAQFVLTVIQAIGFSGWGACGWLAAISFFQNSIGAAVVMLLPAIMFSLSAAMMAIVIMKVHRIYRGGGGSFQKAQTEWSTGAWRNPPSREAQYNNFSGNSLPEYPTVPNYPASGSQWP, from the exons ATGCCAG AAAAGGAGAACAACTTCCCGCCCCTGCCTGGGTTCATCCCCCTGAAGCCCTGCTTCTACCAGAACTTCTCCGATGAGATCCCCATCGAGCACCAGGTGCTGGTGAAGAGGATCTACCAGCTGTGGATGT TTTACTGTGCTACCCTCGGGGTCAACCTCATTGCCTGCCTGGCCTGGTGGATCGGTGGTGGCTCGGGAGCCAACTTTGGCCTGGCCTTGGTCTGGCTGCTGCTGTTCAGCCCCTGTGGCTACGTGTGCTGGTTCCGACCCGTCTACAAGGCCTTCCG AGCCGACAGCTCCTTTAACTTCATGGcgtttttcttcatctttggaGCCCAGTTTGTCCTGACTGTCATCCAGGCGATCGGCTTCTCAGGATGGGGTGCATG TGGTTGGCTGGCAGCAATCAGTTTCTTCCAGAACAGCATTGGGGCTGCCGTGGTCATGCTGCTGCCGGCCATCATGTTCTCCCTGTCGGCTGCCATGATGGCCATTGTGATCATGAAG GTGCACAGGATCTACCGAGGGGGCGGCGGAAGCTTCCAGAAGGCGCAGACAGAGTGGAGCACGGGTGCTTGGCGGAACCCTCCGTCGCGGGAGGCCCAGTACAACAACTTCTCCGGGAACAGCCTGCCCGAGTACCCCACTGTGCCCAACTACCCAGCCAGTGGCAGCCAGTGGCCTTAG
- the ADAT3 gene encoding probable inactive tRNA-specific adenosine deaminase-like protein 3: MEPTTEQRGPEEARSPQRAPAPWQALPVLSEQQSGAVELVPAYAAPVLDARQTSRLLREVSAVHPLPAQPHLKRVRPRCDTSSPRALEMLLCLAGPAAGTRSLAELLPRPAVDPRGLGQPFLVLVPARPPLTRGQFEEARAHWPTSFHEDKQVTSALAGRLFSAQERAVMQSHMEQAVQAAQRAAARGLRAVGAVVVEPASGHVLATGHDCRGAASPLLHAVMVCVDLVAQGQGRGAHDLRPHPTCSFAVAPQAIWAGTVRKLDEDEDGLPYVCTGYDLYVTREPCAMCAMALVHSRIQRVFYGAPSPDGALGTRFRLHARPDLNHRFQVFRGILEDQCRWLDPDT; encoded by the coding sequence ATGGAACCCACCACGGAGCAGCGAGGGCCTGAGGAGGCCAGGAGCCCGCAGCGAGCGCCAGCGCCATGGCAAGCCCTCCCAGTCCTGTCTGAGCAGCAGTCCGGGGCCGTGGAGCTGGTGCCGGCCTATGCTGCGCCGGTGCTCGACGCGCGCCAGACCTCGCGCCTGCTCAGGGAGGTGTCAGCCGTCCACCCACTGCCCGCCCAGCCACACCTCAAGCGGGTGCGGCCCCGCTGTGACACCAGCAGCCCGCGTGCGCTGGAGATGCTGCTATGCCTGGCGGGGCCGGCTGCGGGCacgcgctcattggctgagctcCTCCCGCGGCCGGCTGTGGATCCCCGTGGCCTGGGTCAACCCTTCCTGGTGCTCGTGCCCGCCCGGCCGCCCCTGACCAGGGGCCAGTTTGAGGAGGCTCGGGCCCATTGGCCCACATCCTTCCATGAGGACAAGCAGGTGACCAGTGCCCTGGCCGGGCGGCTTTTCTCAGCACAGGAGCGGGCCGTGATGCAGAGCCACATGGAACAAGCCGTGCAGGCGGCGCAGCGGGCAGCAGCTCGGGGCCTGCGGGCTGTGGGAGCCGTGGTGGTGGAGCCGGCCTCAGGCCATGTGCTGGCCACGGGCCACGACTGCCGCGGTGCAGCCAGCCCCCTGCTGCATGCTGTCATGGTGTGTGTGGACCTTGTGGCCCAGGGCCAGGGCCGGGGTGCCCATgacctcaggccccaccccacctGCTCCTTTGCCGTGGCCCCCCAGGCCATCTGGGCGGGCACTGTGCGCAAGCTGGACGAGGATGAGGATGGCCTCCCCTACGTGTGCACTGGCTACGACCTCTACGTCACTCGCGAGCCCTGTGCCATGTGTGCCATGGCCCTGGTGCATTCCCGCATCCAGCGCGTCTTCTATGGGGCGCCCTCTCCTGATGGTGCCCTGGGTACCCGCTTCCGCCTCCACGCCCGGCCCGACCTCAACCACCGCTTCCAGGTATTCCGAGGCATCCTCGAAGACCAGTGCCGTTGGCTGGACCCTGACACGTAG